The Pseudomonas triclosanedens genome has a window encoding:
- the era gene encoding GTPase Era: protein MSEHEQDQHDHQQESVRCGYVAIVGRPNVGKSTLLNHILGQKLAITSRKPQTTRHTLLGIKTEGDVQAVYVDTPGLHKDNDKALNRYMNRSASAALKDVDVVIFVVDRNRWTDEDQMVYDKVKYVSCPVLLAVNKVDRMEDKGELLPHLQWLAEQLPNAEVVPISAQHGQNLDVLEGLVAERLPESEHFFPEDQITDRSSRFLAAELVREKIMRQLGAELPYQVTVEIEEFKQDGPILHIHALILVERDGQKKIIIGEKGERIKSIGQNARKDMEVLFDSKVMLNLWVKVKGGWSDDERALRSLGYGDL from the coding sequence ATGAGTGAGCACGAGCAGGACCAGCACGATCATCAACAAGAGTCCGTCCGTTGCGGCTATGTCGCCATCGTCGGTCGTCCCAACGTCGGCAAGTCGACTCTGCTCAACCACATCCTTGGCCAGAAGCTGGCGATCACCTCGCGCAAGCCGCAGACCACTCGCCACACCCTGCTGGGCATCAAGACCGAGGGTGACGTGCAGGCGGTTTACGTCGACACTCCCGGCCTGCACAAGGACAACGACAAGGCGCTCAACCGATACATGAACCGTTCGGCCAGTGCTGCGCTGAAGGACGTCGACGTGGTGATCTTCGTCGTCGACCGCAATCGCTGGACCGACGAAGACCAGATGGTCTACGACAAGGTCAAGTATGTTAGTTGCCCGGTGCTGCTGGCGGTGAACAAGGTCGACCGTATGGAAGACAAGGGTGAGCTGCTGCCGCACCTGCAATGGCTGGCCGAGCAACTGCCCAACGCCGAAGTCGTGCCGATTTCCGCCCAGCACGGGCAGAACCTCGACGTGCTGGAAGGCCTGGTTGCCGAGCGCCTGCCTGAAAGCGAGCACTTCTTCCCTGAAGACCAGATCACCGACCGCAGCAGCCGTTTCCTGGCTGCCGAACTGGTGCGCGAGAAGATCATGCGCCAACTGGGCGCCGAGCTTCCCTACCAGGTCACGGTGGAAATCGAAGAGTTCAAGCAGGACGGCCCCATCCTGCATATCCATGCGCTGATCCTGGTCGAGCGTGACGGCCAGAAGAAAATCATCATCGGCGAGAAGGGCGAGCGCATCAAAAGCATCGGCCAGAATGCGCGCAAGGACATGGAGGTGTTGTTCGACTCCAAGGTCATGCTCAACCTCTGGGTCAAGGTGAAGGGTGGCTGGTCCGACGACGAGCGGGCGCTACGCTCGCTTGGCTACGGCGACCTTTGA
- the rnc gene encoding ribonuclease III, with amino-acid sequence MSNSLDRLERKLGYTFRDQDLMVLALTHRSFAGRNNERLEFLGDAILNFVIGEALFNHFPQAREGQLSRLRARLVKGETLALLARGFELGDYLRLGSGELKSGGFRRESILADAMEALIGAIYLDTGMDSARERIMAWLGPQLRELTPVDTNKDPKTRLQEFLQSRGCELPRYDVVDIQGEPHCRTFFVECEVALLNDKTHGHGGSRRIAEQVAAAAALAALGVENGHE; translated from the coding sequence GTGAGTAACAGCCTGGATCGACTCGAGCGCAAGCTTGGCTATACCTTTCGCGACCAGGACCTGATGGTCCTGGCGCTGACCCATCGCAGTTTCGCCGGGCGCAACAATGAGCGTCTGGAGTTCCTGGGTGACGCCATCCTCAACTTCGTTATCGGCGAAGCCCTTTTCAATCATTTCCCCCAGGCTCGCGAAGGCCAGCTTTCGCGCCTGCGCGCGCGCCTGGTCAAGGGCGAGACCCTGGCCCTGCTGGCCCGTGGCTTCGAGCTGGGCGACTACCTGCGACTGGGCTCCGGCGAGCTGAAGAGCGGTGGATTCCGCCGCGAGTCGATTCTGGCGGATGCAATGGAGGCGCTGATCGGCGCCATCTATCTGGATACCGGCATGGATTCCGCCCGCGAGCGGATCATGGCCTGGCTGGGCCCGCAATTGCGCGAGCTGACCCCGGTAGACACCAACAAAGACCCCAAGACCCGCCTGCAGGAATTCCTGCAGTCGCGCGGGTGCGAGTTGCCGCGTTACGACGTGGTTGATATCCAGGGCGAGCCGCATTGCCGCACCTTCTTCGTCGAGTGCGAAGTTGCCCTGTTGAATGACAAGACCCACGGTCACGGCGGCAGCCGTCGCATCGCCGAGCAGGTGGCCGCCGCCGCCGCTCTGGCAGCCCTGGGCGTGGAGAATGGCCATGAGTGA
- a CDS encoding SoxR reducing system RseC family protein, with protein sequence MIEERGRVIAVESGAVWVETLRRSTCSGCSANAGCGQGILARLGVGGRGGRVRALSSLKLAPGDEVVLGVGEGILVKSALLFYLLPLLGLFALALLAARFGVGESLIILAGLAGFLLAWLFVRRVARRHSDDPAMQPVVLRALVGGPLGPV encoded by the coding sequence GTGATCGAGGAGAGGGGGAGGGTGATAGCGGTCGAGTCCGGAGCGGTCTGGGTCGAAACGCTGCGTCGCTCCACCTGCTCTGGATGTTCGGCCAATGCCGGCTGCGGCCAGGGTATCCTGGCTCGTCTGGGTGTTGGTGGCAGGGGTGGCCGCGTGCGCGCCCTATCTTCGCTGAAACTCGCGCCTGGCGATGAAGTCGTGCTGGGCGTAGGCGAGGGTATTCTCGTGAAGAGTGCCTTGCTCTTCTATCTTCTTCCCTTGCTCGGATTGTTCGCGCTGGCGCTTCTTGCGGCCCGCTTCGGTGTTGGGGAATCCTTGATCATATTGGCCGGGTTGGCGGGGTTCCTGCTTGCCTGGCTGTTCGTGCGTCGTGTGGCGCGGCGCCATTCGGATGATCCAGCGATGCAACCGGTTGTGCTGCGCGCGCTGGTCGGTGGGCCTCTCGGCCCGGTTTAG
- the lepA gene encoding translation elongation factor 4, producing the protein MSDLSHIRNFSIIAHIDHGKSTLADRFIQICGGLSDREMEAQVLDSMDLERERGITIKAHSVTLHYKSKDGKTYQLNFIDTPGHVDFTYEVSRSLAACEGALLVVDAGQGVEAQSVANCYTAIEQGLEVMPVLNKMDLPQADPDRVKDEIESIIGIDASDAVACSAKSGMGVEDVLERLVTAIPAPEGEIEAPLQALIIDSWFDNYLGVVSLVRVKHGRVKKGDKILVKSTGKVHQVDSVGVFTPKHTETADLKAGEVGFIIAGIKDILGAPVGDTLTLSSTPDVEVLPGFKRIKPQVYAGLFPVSSDDFEDFREALQKLTLNDAALQYEPESSEALGFGFRIGFLGMLHMEIIQERLEREYDLDLITTAPTVIFEIVQKNGDILYVDNPSKLPDLSSIDEMREPICRATILVPQEHLGNVITLCIEKRGVQRDMHFLSGQVQVIYDLPMNEVVLDFFDRLKSTSRGYASLDYSFDRFEPANLVRLDVLINGEKVDALALIVHRDNAPYKGRQLVEKMKELIPRQMFDVAIQAAIGGQIIARSTVKALRKNVLAKCYGGDVSRKRKLLEKQKAGKKRMKQVGSVEIPQEAFLAVLKVDS; encoded by the coding sequence GTGAGTGATCTGAGTCATATCCGCAATTTCTCCATCATTGCCCACATCGACCATGGCAAGTCGACTCTGGCCGACCGCTTCATCCAGATCTGCGGCGGCTTGTCCGACCGCGAGATGGAGGCGCAGGTACTCGACTCGATGGACCTGGAGCGCGAGCGCGGTATCACCATCAAGGCGCACAGCGTCACGCTGCACTACAAGTCGAAGGACGGTAAGACCTACCAACTGAACTTCATCGACACTCCCGGCCACGTCGACTTCACCTACGAGGTCAGCCGTTCGCTGGCGGCCTGCGAGGGCGCGCTGCTGGTGGTGGACGCCGGGCAGGGTGTCGAAGCTCAGTCGGTTGCCAACTGCTACACCGCCATCGAGCAGGGCCTGGAAGTCATGCCCGTGCTGAACAAGATGGACCTGCCGCAAGCCGATCCGGACCGCGTGAAGGACGAGATCGAAAGCATCATCGGCATCGATGCCAGCGATGCCGTAGCCTGTTCGGCCAAGAGTGGCATGGGCGTGGAAGATGTGCTGGAGCGCCTGGTTACCGCCATCCCCGCGCCGGAAGGCGAGATCGAGGCGCCCCTGCAGGCGCTGATCATCGACTCCTGGTTCGACAACTACCTGGGCGTGGTCTCTCTGGTGCGCGTGAAGCATGGCCGCGTCAAGAAGGGCGACAAGATCCTGGTGAAGTCCACCGGCAAGGTCCATCAGGTGGACAGCGTCGGCGTCTTCACCCCGAAACATACCGAGACCGCCGACCTCAAGGCCGGTGAAGTAGGCTTCATCATTGCCGGCATCAAGGACATTCTTGGCGCGCCGGTGGGCGACACCCTGACCCTGTCCAGCACCCCGGACGTGGAAGTGCTGCCGGGCTTCAAGCGTATCAAGCCGCAAGTCTATGCCGGCCTGTTCCCGGTAAGCTCCGACGATTTCGAGGACTTCCGCGAAGCGCTGCAGAAGTTGACCCTGAACGACGCCGCGCTGCAGTACGAGCCGGAAAGCTCCGAAGCCCTGGGCTTCGGCTTCCGCATCGGCTTCCTCGGCATGCTGCACATGGAGATCATCCAGGAGCGCCTGGAGCGCGAATACGACCTGGACCTGATCACCACCGCGCCGACCGTGATCTTCGAGATCGTGCAGAAGAACGGCGACATCCTGTATGTCGACAACCCGTCCAAGCTGCCCGACCTTTCGTCCATTGACGAGATGCGTGAGCCAATTTGTCGCGCCACCATCCTTGTGCCTCAGGAGCACCTGGGTAACGTCATTACCCTGTGCATCGAGAAACGTGGCGTACAGCGCGACATGCACTTCCTCAGCGGCCAGGTCCAGGTGATCTACGATTTGCCGATGAACGAAGTGGTTCTGGACTTCTTCGACCGCCTGAAGTCCACCAGCCGCGGCTATGCCTCGCTCGATTACAGCTTCGACCGCTTCGAGCCGGCCAACCTGGTGCGTCTCGATGTGCTGATCAACGGCGAGAAGGTTGACGCCCTCGCCCTGATCGTCCACCGCGACAACGCCCCCTACAAGGGGCGCCAACTGGTGGAAAAGATGAAGGAACTGATTCCGCGGCAGATGTTCGACGTCGCGATTCAGGCGGCCATCGGCGGACAGATCATCGCCCGTTCGACGGTCAAGGCGCTCAGGAAGAACGTGCTGGCTAAGTGCTATGGCGGTGACGTGAGCCGTAAGCGCAAGCTGCTCGAAAAGCAGAAGGCCGGTAAGAAAAGGATGAAGCAGGTCGGTAGCGTGGAGATTCCGCAGGAAGCCTTCCTCGCCGTGCTCAAAGTGGACAGTTGA
- the rpoE gene encoding RNA polymerase sigma factor RpoE: MLTQEQDQQLVERVQRGDKRAFDLLVLKYQHKILGLIVRFVHDAQEAQDVAQEAFIKAYRALGNFRGDSAFYTWLYRIAINTAKNHLVARGRRPPDSDVTAEDAEFFEGDHALKDIESPERAMLRDEIEETVHRTIQQLPEDLRTALTLREFEGLSYEDIATVMQCPVGTVRSRIFRAREAIDKALQPLLHEEV; the protein is encoded by the coding sequence ATGCTAACCCAGGAACAGGATCAGCAACTGGTTGAACGGGTACAGCGCGGAGACAAGCGGGCATTCGATTTGTTGGTACTTAAGTACCAACACAAGATTCTCGGGTTGATCGTGCGTTTCGTGCACGACGCCCAGGAGGCCCAGGATGTTGCACAGGAAGCGTTCATCAAGGCGTATCGCGCCTTGGGTAACTTCCGCGGCGACAGTGCCTTTTATACCTGGTTGTACCGTATCGCCATCAACACCGCGAAAAACCATCTGGTAGCGCGCGGTCGGCGGCCGCCGGACAGTGATGTCACGGCGGAAGACGCGGAGTTCTTCGAGGGTGACCATGCCCTGAAGGACATCGAGTCGCCAGAAAGAGCCATGCTGCGGGATGAGATCGAGGAAACCGTTCATCGAACCATCCAGCAGTTGCCCGAGGACCTGCGCACGGCACTGACGTTGCGTGAGTTCGAAGGGTTGAGTTACGAGGATATCGCCACCGTGATGCAGTGTCCGGTGGGAACGGTCCGCTCACGGATATTCCGTGCGCGGGAAGCGATCGACAAAGCTTTGCAGCCTTTGTTGCATGAAGAAGTCTGA
- the lepB gene encoding signal peptidase I codes for MTLNFPLLLVIAVAVCGVLALVDLVLFAPRRRAAISAYEGTVSEPDPEVLEKLNKEPVLVEYGKSFFPVLFIVLVLRSFLVEPFQIPSGSMKPTLEVGDFILVNKFAYGIRLPVLDTKVIPVGDPQRGDVMVFRYPSDPNINYIKRVVGVPGDTIRYTSDKRLYINDQLVAETLMGEEPGTLGSVTLYKEKLGAAEHMIRKEMTRYRIEPGKQWKVPADHYFMMGDNRDNSNDSRYWNDPKIPKDLLGMVPDHNIVGKAFAVWMSWPEPKQRNLPNFSRVGVIH; via the coding sequence ATGACCCTGAATTTCCCGCTGTTGCTGGTGATTGCCGTTGCTGTGTGCGGCGTTCTCGCCCTGGTAGACCTGGTGCTGTTCGCTCCACGTCGCCGGGCAGCCATTTCCGCCTACGAAGGCACGGTTAGCGAGCCTGATCCGGAAGTGCTGGAAAAACTGAACAAGGAACCGGTGCTGGTCGAATACGGCAAGTCCTTCTTCCCCGTACTGTTCATCGTGCTGGTGCTGCGTTCCTTCCTGGTCGAGCCTTTCCAGATTCCCTCCGGATCGATGAAGCCGACCCTGGAAGTCGGGGATTTCATTCTGGTCAACAAGTTTGCCTATGGCATCCGCCTGCCGGTGCTGGACACCAAGGTGATCCCAGTGGGTGATCCGCAGCGCGGCGATGTCATGGTGTTCCGCTATCCCAGCGACCCGAACATCAACTACATCAAGCGTGTGGTCGGCGTGCCGGGCGATACCATCCGCTATACCAGCGACAAGCGCCTGTACATCAACGACCAACTGGTCGCCGAGACGCTGATGGGCGAGGAACCCGGCACCTTGGGTAGCGTCACGCTGTACAAGGAAAAGCTGGGCGCCGCCGAACACATGATCCGCAAGGAAATGACCCGTTACCGCATCGAGCCGGGCAAGCAGTGGAAGGTTCCCGCCGACCACTACTTCATGATGGGCGACAACCGCGACAACTCGAACGACAGTCGCTACTGGAACGACCCGAAGATTCCGAAGGACCTGCTGGGCATGGTTCCGGACCACAACATCGTCGGCAAGGCGTTTGCCGTGTGGATGAGCTGGCCGGAGCCCAAGCAGCGCAACCTGCCAAACTTCTCTCGGGTCGGCGTGATTCATTGA
- a CDS encoding DUF4845 domain-containing protein, with product MTYARSQKGMSLLNWMLVLAVVAFLASTAFKIIPHYLDYYSIEKAITSVETDKAADVRTIPEFYTYVGKAMLINGVRDLKLEDILEVKQENNEFRAHLQYEKREPLIKNIDLVVHFDKETRVRMP from the coding sequence ATGACGTACGCACGTTCGCAGAAGGGGATGTCGTTGCTGAACTGGATGCTGGTGCTCGCCGTTGTGGCGTTCCTGGCCAGTACTGCGTTCAAGATCATTCCGCACTACCTTGACTACTACTCCATCGAAAAGGCCATCACCTCGGTGGAAACCGACAAGGCCGCGGATGTTCGCACCATTCCGGAGTTCTACACTTATGTAGGCAAGGCAATGCTGATCAATGGCGTCCGCGACCTCAAGCTGGAAGATATTCTGGAGGTCAAGCAGGAGAACAATGAGTTCCGCGCGCACCTCCAGTACGAAAAACGCGAGCCGCTGATCAAGAACATCGATCTGGTGGTCCACTTTGACAAAGAAACCCGTGTACGAATGCCGTGA
- the nadB gene encoding L-aspartate oxidase has product MSQHFQHDVLVIGSGAAGLTLALTLPAHLRIAVLSKGELSQGSTFWAQGGVAAVLDDTDTVESHVEDTLVAGAGLCREDAVKFTVEHSREAIQWLIEQGVPFTRDHEPGKEDNSFEFHLTREGGHSHRRIIHAADATGAAIFNTLLEQARKRPNIELLSQRVAVDLITERKLGMNGQRCLGAYVLDRSTGEVDTFGARFTVLASGGASKVYLYTSNPDGNSGDGIAMAWRAGCRVGNLEFNQFHPTCLYHPQAKSFLITEALRGEGALLRLPNGERFMQRFHTLGELAPRDVVARAIDHEMKRLGIDYVYLDISHKPADFIREHFPTVYERCLDFGIDITHEPIPVVPAAHYTCGGVVVDQHGHTDVPNLYAIGETTFTGLHGANRMASNSLLECFVYARSAAADIVEKLATAPRPAGLPSWDASQVTDSDEDVIIAHNWDELRRFMWDYVGIVRTNKRLARAQHRVRLLLDEIDEFYSNYKVSRDLIELRNLAQVAELIINSAMQRRESRGLHYTLDYPGLLPEARDTILAPPTYCG; this is encoded by the coding sequence ATGAGTCAGCACTTCCAGCACGATGTATTGGTAATCGGCAGCGGGGCCGCTGGTCTGACGCTCGCCCTGACTCTGCCTGCGCATCTGCGTATCGCCGTGCTCAGCAAGGGCGAACTGTCCCAGGGTTCGACCTTCTGGGCGCAGGGCGGGGTCGCCGCGGTACTGGACGACACAGACACCGTCGAGTCCCACGTCGAGGACACCCTGGTTGCCGGCGCCGGCCTCTGCCGCGAGGATGCGGTGAAGTTCACTGTCGAACACAGCCGCGAAGCCATCCAGTGGCTGATCGAACAAGGTGTGCCCTTCACCCGCGACCATGAGCCAGGCAAGGAAGACAACAGCTTCGAATTCCACCTGACCCGCGAGGGCGGCCACAGTCACCGGCGCATCATCCATGCCGCGGATGCCACTGGCGCCGCGATTTTCAACACGCTGCTGGAACAGGCGCGCAAGCGGCCGAACATCGAACTGCTGTCGCAGCGTGTAGCGGTCGACCTGATCACCGAGCGCAAACTCGGGATGAACGGCCAGCGCTGCCTGGGCGCCTACGTGCTGGACCGCAGCACCGGCGAGGTGGACACCTTCGGCGCGCGCTTCACCGTGCTCGCCTCCGGCGGCGCCAGCAAGGTGTACCTCTATACCAGCAACCCGGACGGCAACTCCGGCGACGGTATCGCGATGGCCTGGCGCGCCGGTTGCCGGGTCGGCAACCTGGAATTCAACCAGTTCCATCCCACCTGCCTCTATCATCCGCAGGCCAAGAGCTTCCTGATCACCGAGGCCCTGCGCGGCGAAGGCGCATTGCTGCGCCTGCCCAACGGCGAGCGTTTCATGCAGCGCTTCCACACGCTGGGCGAGCTCGCGCCGCGCGACGTCGTGGCCCGCGCCATCGACCACGAGATGAAACGCCTGGGCATCGACTACGTCTACCTGGACATCAGCCATAAACCAGCCGATTTCATCCGCGAGCACTTCCCCACCGTCTACGAGCGCTGCCTGGACTTCGGCATCGACATCACCCACGAACCGATCCCGGTGGTGCCCGCCGCGCACTACACCTGCGGCGGCGTGGTGGTCGACCAGCACGGCCACACCGATGTACCGAACCTCTATGCCATCGGCGAAACAACCTTCACCGGCCTGCATGGCGCCAACCGAATGGCGAGCAATTCACTGCTGGAATGCTTCGTCTATGCGCGCTCGGCAGCAGCCGACATCGTCGAGAAACTCGCGACCGCACCAAGGCCGGCCGGCCTGCCCAGCTGGGACGCGAGCCAGGTGACCGACTCGGACGAGGACGTGATCATCGCGCACAACTGGGACGAACTGCGGCGCTTCATGTGGGACTATGTCGGCATCGTCCGCACCAACAAACGCCTGGCACGCGCGCAGCACCGTGTGCGCCTGCTGCTGGACGAGATCGACGAGTTCTACAGCAACTACAAGGTGAGCCGCGACCTGATCGAATTGCGCAACCTTGCCCAGGTGGCAGAGCTGATCATCAACTCCGCCATGCAGCGCCGCGAGAGCCGTGGCCTGCACTACACCCTGGACTACCCCGGGCTACTGCCCGAGGCCCGCGACACTATCCTGGCACCGCCCACCTATTGCGGCTGA
- a CDS encoding sigma-E factor negative regulatory protein, producing the protein MSREALQESLSAVMDNEADELELRRVLAACGEDAELRTTWSRYQLARAVMHHEPVMPKLDIAAAVSAALADEAAPAPSSRNPWRNVGRLAVAASVTLAVLAGVRLYHQDDSVANGLAQQSATPQIALPQVQGPAVLAGYTQDEAPQVITNAQSGQTTWHEQRLPGYLRQHAQQSTVSGTDSALPYARAASLESR; encoded by the coding sequence ATGAGTCGTGAAGCCCTGCAGGAATCGCTGTCCGCTGTAATGGATAACGAAGCGGATGAGCTGGAGCTGCGGCGTGTGCTTGCAGCCTGCGGCGAGGACGCCGAATTGCGGACCACCTGGTCCCGTTATCAACTGGCTCGGGCAGTGATGCACCATGAGCCGGTCATGCCGAAACTGGACATCGCCGCTGCGGTTTCCGCTGCGCTGGCCGATGAGGCCGCCCCTGCGCCGAGCAGCCGCAACCCGTGGCGCAATGTCGGTCGCCTGGCGGTTGCCGCTTCCGTGACCCTGGCCGTGCTGGCGGGTGTTCGCCTGTATCATCAGGACGATAGCGTTGCCAACGGCCTGGCCCAGCAGAGTGCCACTCCGCAGATCGCGTTGCCGCAGGTGCAGGGGCCGGCGGTACTGGCAGGCTACACTCAGGACGAGGCGCCGCAGGTGATTACCAATGCCCAGAGCGGGCAGACCACCTGGCATGAGCAGCGTCTTCCGGGTTACCTGCGCCAGCATGCGCAACAGTCCACCGTGAGTGGCACTGACAGTGCTCTGCCGTATGCACGCGCCGCGAGCCTGGAAAGCCGCTGA
- a CDS encoding MucB/RseB C-terminal domain-containing protein, with product MRATTALLFIFGGLLALPVQAADALDWIKRLSQADQQQNFQGTFVYERSGAFSTHDVWHRVDADGSVRERLVQADGPRQEVLRVNGVTQCVGGGMAGQVAGGELWPARRLNPQELSSWYDIRIAGESRIADRPAVVLAVLPRDQHRYGFELHLDKETGLPLKSLLLNDKGQIIERLQFTRIELTAPDDAQLQPAAACQPVKELKDASVTTGWHSEWVPPGFTLNSTLQQRSPVSNDQVLCLAYGDGLARFSVFLEPLHGAKVDDARTQLGPTTVVSRRFASEDGGTMVTVVGEIPSGTAERVALSMRPSGAQPQ from the coding sequence ATGCGCGCTACTACAGCATTGCTGTTCATCTTTGGCGGTCTGCTGGCATTGCCGGTGCAGGCCGCTGATGCGTTGGACTGGATCAAGCGCCTCTCTCAGGCGGATCAGCAACAGAACTTCCAGGGTACTTTCGTTTACGAGCGCAGCGGCGCCTTCTCGACGCACGACGTCTGGCATCGGGTCGATGCCGATGGTTCGGTGCGTGAGCGCCTCGTGCAGGCCGATGGTCCGCGCCAGGAGGTGCTACGAGTCAATGGCGTCACGCAGTGCGTGGGTGGCGGCATGGCCGGGCAGGTGGCTGGCGGCGAGCTTTGGCCGGCGCGCCGGCTGAATCCGCAGGAGCTTTCTTCCTGGTACGACATCCGAATCGCTGGCGAATCGCGTATCGCCGACCGGCCGGCGGTGGTACTTGCTGTGTTGCCGCGTGATCAGCATCGCTACGGCTTCGAGCTTCACCTGGACAAGGAAACCGGACTGCCGCTCAAGTCGCTTCTGCTCAACGACAAGGGCCAGATCATCGAACGACTCCAGTTCACCCGGATTGAGCTGACCGCACCTGACGATGCCCAATTGCAGCCGGCGGCGGCCTGTCAGCCGGTGAAGGAGCTCAAAGATGCGAGTGTGACGACCGGCTGGCATTCCGAGTGGGTTCCGCCGGGTTTCACCCTGAACAGCACTCTGCAGCAACGCAGTCCGGTCTCGAACGACCAGGTTCTATGCCTGGCCTATGGCGACGGCCTGGCCCGGTTCTCTGTTTTCCTCGAACCACTGCATGGCGCCAAGGTTGATGATGCGCGTACGCAGTTGGGGCCTACAACAGTAGTGTCTAGGCGTTTCGCCAGCGAAGACGGTGGGACGATGGTGACCGTGGTTGGCGAGATTCCCAGCGGTACGGCTGAGCGGGTGGCGCTTTCCATGCGCCCATCGGGAGCCCAGCCACAGTGA
- a CDS encoding DegQ family serine endoprotease, whose amino-acid sequence MQTLKRSMAALVALVALSLTVTARAELPDFTPLVEKASPAVVNISTTQKLPDRASAQMGIPDLDGLPPGLREFFERSIPRGQGQAPRGQQREAQSLGSGFIISDDGYILTNNHVVADADEILVRLSDRSEHKAKLVGADPRSDVAVLKIDAKNLPTLKLGDSDKLKVGEWVLAIGSPFGFDHSVTAGIVSAKGRSLPNENYVPFIQTDVAINPGNSGGPLLNLQGEVVGINSQIFTRSGGFMGLSFAIPIDVALNVADQLKKEGKVSRGWLGVVIQEVNKDLAESFGLDKPSGALVAQLVENGPAAKGGLQVGDVILSLNGQTINESADLPHLVGNMKPGDKATLEVIRDGNRKTLNMSIGNLPDDDEEVAAVEGKGAERSSNRLGVTVAELTSEQRKSMDIKGGVVIKEVQGGPAAMVGLRPGDVITHLNNRAVDSSKTFTEIAKSLPKDRSISMRVLRQGRASFITFKLAE is encoded by the coding sequence ATGCAAACCCTGAAACGCAGCATGGCTGCGCTGGTTGCCCTGGTGGCCTTGAGCCTGACGGTTACCGCGCGAGCCGAACTACCGGACTTCACGCCGCTGGTGGAGAAGGCGTCGCCGGCAGTGGTCAATATCAGTACCACGCAGAAGCTTCCGGATCGTGCCAGTGCCCAGATGGGCATTCCGGATCTGGACGGCCTGCCTCCGGGCCTGCGCGAGTTCTTCGAGCGCAGCATTCCGCGCGGTCAGGGCCAGGCGCCCCGCGGGCAGCAGCGCGAGGCCCAGTCGCTGGGTTCGGGCTTCATCATTTCCGACGATGGTTACATCCTTACTAACAATCATGTGGTTGCGGATGCCGACGAGATTCTCGTACGTCTTTCTGACCGCAGCGAGCACAAGGCCAAGCTGGTCGGTGCCGATCCGCGCAGCGACGTCGCCGTGCTGAAGATCGATGCCAAGAACCTGCCGACCCTCAAGCTGGGCGATTCCGACAAGCTCAAGGTAGGTGAGTGGGTGCTGGCCATCGGCTCGCCGTTCGGCTTCGACCACTCGGTGACTGCCGGTATCGTCAGCGCCAAGGGCCGCAGCCTGCCGAACGAGAACTACGTACCATTCATCCAGACCGACGTAGCCATCAACCCGGGCAACTCGGGTGGCCCGCTGCTGAACCTGCAGGGTGAGGTGGTCGGCATCAACTCGCAGATTTTCACTCGTTCCGGCGGCTTCATGGGGCTTTCCTTCGCGATTCCGATCGATGTGGCGCTGAACGTCGCCGATCAGCTGAAAAAAGAAGGCAAGGTCAGCCGTGGCTGGCTTGGTGTGGTGATTCAGGAGGTCAACAAGGATCTGGCTGAGTCCTTCGGTCTGGACAAGCCGTCCGGTGCGCTGGTGGCTCAGTTGGTCGAAAACGGTCCGGCCGCCAAGGGTGGCCTGCAGGTTGGCGATGTGATCCTCAGCCTCAATGGCCAGACCATCAATGAGTCGGCAGACCTGCCGCACCTGGTGGGCAACATGAAGCCGGGTGACAAGGCAACGCTGGAGGTCATTCGCGATGGCAACCGCAAGACGCTGAACATGTCGATCGGCAACCTGCCGGATGACGACGAAGAAGTCGCCGCAGTGGAGGGCAAGGGTGCCGAGCGCAGCAGCAACCGTCTGGGCGTGACTGTCGCAGAGCTGACCAGTGAGCAGCGCAAGTCGATGGACATCAAGGGCGGTGTGGTGATCAAGGAAGTGCAGGGCGGTCCGGCGGCGATGGTCGGCCTGCGTCCTGGGGATGTCATCACGCACCTGAACAATCGTGCGGTCGACTCGTCCAAGACCTTCACCGAGATCGCCAAGTCACTGCCGAAGGATCGCTCCATCTCCATGCGCGTACTGCGCCAGGGGCGTGCGAGCTTCATTACCTTCAAGCTGGCCGAGTAA